Within Cucumis melo cultivar AY chromosome 4, USDA_Cmelo_AY_1.0, whole genome shotgun sequence, the genomic segment CAGAGCCCTAACTTAAGCAAATTCACTCAATATaaaatcattaagaaaaaaaaataataatcagattgaaaaagaaaacaaaaagtgAAAGCTGGGTTTACCTTATCGGTATCAGGATCACTGACGAGTAGAACTTCAAGGGAGTTCTTAAGGACGATTCTTCTGTACTCTCTTTTGTCATTACGAGGCTTCACAATCTCATGAGTCACCTGTTCCTTCCCAACCGCCATTTCTTCTATCAACACAGAAATCCAGTAAAAAGATAAGCGAAGAAGTGAAAAATCATTCAGCAAAAgcaagaacaagaagaagaaagagaagaagagtGAGATTAAGAACGTAACTGCAATTACTTacatagaaaaagaagaagatgattgaATCGAAAACTCGGCAGCTGGAACAGTGGTAATGAAAAATCAGAGAAATTCTTTTGGTTGAAATGATAATCGCAAAATGGAATTTGACTGCTGAGCTTAGCAGAGGCGACGACTTCAATTtggtttttatgtttttatctGTTTTGGTCGTTATGGAAAAGGAAAGGTATTTTTACCAAAATGCTCCCAACGCGGTGATGTCTTTATTTGAAAAagtctccttttctttttgtcctaaaaggaaaaattttggaaaaatagtGTTTTgcttttactttattttacccaaaaaaaaaaaaaaaaagaatacatttggaaaaattattgaaattttgttaaaaataaaatatttgatgaaaatatttatactttagAGAAAGATCaatttttacaaatattttgtcaatttttacgaacaaattttgtttcaaaaagatatattaaAAACAAAGACCTAATTAAAAAAGGCACCTTGACTTTAGATATAATTAATAAGTATTTGCTTTTATGTAGAAATTTCAAGAAAAGAATggaaaattatattaatttaaagatcaaaacattttcaaaatatttattatcaGAGTAAAATGCGAAGATAGACTACTATTTGTATATTTTAAGTACTTTGTTAAAGGTAGACTTAAGTTACTGAGGATCTTTTAATCTTTCGAATTTATGTTGTCATATACACGATCAAGCAGTAAATAAATTCTAGCAATATAAGCTCTCAATCAAGAATGTATGTATATGCATCTTAACCATGTTTGCTAATAACAACTTTAACGGTTGGATCCATCTTAATTTATCTTTTATAGGTAAAATGTATGGATGGATGAGAACCACGTAGGCAAACTCAAGGTAGTTGAAGAATTTAATTTATGATTGAGAGTTAGTTGAGAAGACATTTTATGATCTTCTAAGAGACGATATATCCTTATAAATAAAGTTGGGGAAAAGAAGGGTTTGTTGTGTGTGGGGAAGTGAAATGAAATGGAGAGTGGCAAAAGAGATGAAGAAAGGTTGAAGATATTATGCCTTCATGGATTTAGAACAAACGGAAGTTTTCTTAGAAAGCAACTCAGCAAATGGGATCCTTCCATTTTTGCTCTTTTTCATATGGTATGTTatgttatatattatatgtataaatctttgATATCTCTGAAACCCTTTTtagataaaaatgaaaattttgatggAAACAATCTTTACTTGACCTAACATATGACTAAGAAATCTGTTATTCAATTCTTCCACGGGTAAATTTTGCAGTGAAATATAAATTACTATAACAATGATTTGTATATTTAAACAGGAATTTCCAGATGGTATATTTCCAGCAGGAGGAAAATCAGAGATAGAAGGATATTTTCCACCTCCTTATTTTGAATGGTTTCAATTTAATGAGGTACAATGATGATATGTATTATATgcatatgtgtgtgtgtgtatatatatatatatatatgaaagaaagtgatatttatatatttgaagATGGCAGGATTTCACAGAATACAAAAACTTGGAAGAATGCATAGATTATGTATGCAACTACATCACTACAAATGGCCCATTTCATGGCTTATTGGGTTTTTCTCAAGTACctttctttattttcatttttatttcagGTTTCTATTTtgtaagaatatatatatatatttgaattgtcattaaattaaaatatagtttttttgttcaatttaatttagatcttaaaatttaaaaggtATTTAGATTAGTTTCTTCGATTTATTAGTCAAAGTGATGTATTAAAGAAAATACTAGTCTAGTTTGGTTCGtgatttgttttcatttttactttttcaaaaacaaaaaatacaaaaaaaaaaaattaaaagggGTTTGGTATACTTGTTTTAAAAAACGATTTTAAAAAACAACAGGTGAAAtaactcattttcaaaaataataaatggcCGTTTTCTTTGTCTTTCAGATCTTGTTTTTAGAAATTGTGtggttgtatttttaaattcacaaccaaacacaattttgaattttaaatatggaattttaaattttaaattgaaaccgaacgtgttttcaaatatattaaaccttttgtttttgttttttactaaaataatttttgaatcGTAAACGAAAGGAGACGTTAGTCTTTTAAAAAAGTCGTTTCCTTGTTGATAAAAATAAGCCTAACTATGATTTTACTCTTTATTCAGGGAGCAGTATTGTCAGCACTCTTATTGGGTTACCAAGCACAGGTATACACTAATTAATCCAAAACATATCTAAATTAAGTGAGAAAATAACCAATTTGATTTGAAATCAGTGAAATAAAAACATTGCAAAAAGTATAATTATATTGATAAATATTATTAAGTATAATCAAGTTAGTGAATGATTGCAATAAATCATAACCAAGTCAAATaagttatattatataaatCGATGATGATTCTAGGTCTCGATTATTTTTGTCGAATTGATTTAGTAATAGACATCTATTAGTGAAGTAGATAaaatgtctatcattgatagccaataaaaaaaattatatttgtaaataatttcaatatgtTAGCTATTTAAACAACTATACCTCTCTACCTTGAGATAAGTTGTAATTACatctcttttaaaaaaaatcacttttaCCATTGAACTTTGAAAtttattatgaaaaaaatatcATAGATTTTGAACAAAGAGTTGTTTgtgtaaaaatataaaaaaaattatatagaaAGAGTGAGATTGTTTTTATCATTAAACTTATTTACCTAATTGATGTTTCCATATGGTTGTCATAACaatttatataaataggattagtCATCACATCCATTTACATTTTAATTTAACAAGAAACAATAATCTAGAAAAGTATTGTTTTGAAGCAAACATCAATATTGAAACTTCTCAATGTTTATATGAGTaattattttgtataatttatagaAATATATTGAGAAAAGTATTTGGAAATGGAAAACAGGGAAAGGTGTTGAGAGAGCATCCACCAATCAAAATGTTTGTGTCAATATCAGGAACAAAATTCAAAGACGAAAGCATATGTGAAGTTGCCTACAAACACAAAATAAAGGTCAAATCTGTTCACTTCATAGGTGAAAAGGATTGGTTGAAACTTCCTTCTCAACAGCTTGCTTCTGTCTTCCATCAACCTCTCATCATAAGGCATCCTCAAGGACATACAGTTCCTAGATTAGGTTATTTCTATGCACTTTTCAATATACGAATATTTGTTCAGCACGACGAGActaatgttttttcttttttttgttatagATGAATCGGCTACTAAAGAGCTCCAATGTTGGGTCGATACAATACTTTCTAGTCGTGGTCATGATGGAGACAGCGAAGTGAAGGAGAGTGTCATCGACAAAGTAGATGAGAGAATTGAAAATCAGATCATGAAAGAGGAGAATAAATGTATCGATGCTGTTTGATTTTATAACATAAGTTGATAGGGAGAATGGATGAGTAGGCTTCCAATCAATTGTGAGCTTATCAAGCATACACATTTCGATTACGTTAAATCATGAAATTATGAATTGTGAAGTAATTTAGTTTAACACCATAAATGGGAgcttatttatattaatttcaaTTAATATATAGGGTTTGCAAATCCTATTTCAAAATAACTGTACAGGTAACGTAATGCTCTATCAATGAAGatcatattataattttttttccagaGAAAAGTGATCTTCACAGCATCACTTTTTCTAGAACAAAATCGatcatattataatttttccCCCCAAAAGTGATCTCCACAGCATCACTTTTTCTAGAACAAAATCTATATAGAAATTACAATTGTGGAAAGACATCAAGCACCACGATTAGGGCAAACATTTGCGAAGTGTGATGGATCACCACAAACAAAACATCTTCTATCAGATATTGGCTCACCAGTTGCTGACACAAATGTTGCTGCAATCTGACCTTGACCCCGACCCCGACCACGACTACGACCACGACCACGTCCTGTGTTTTGACCAGGGTTAGGATTAGATGGTGCAGAGCCTGAGCTCCTGACATTTGACCGTTGAGCACTATTTCCTCCATTGCCATTGTCTACGTTGTCTTCCCATCTGCAAAAGGATGCATTGTTTACATTTATGTTAACAAGAGACAAGTATAAGCAATATCAACGGTTTAAATTCAAATCCAAATGTTTCTTTctaaaaagaaatgaaagaatacaaagtACATAAAGGGAGACCAACTAAAAGAAGGAAGGGTTCAATACCACATTGTTTTTACCTCTTTTTCCCTCTGTGTGTATGTGTTGGGGGGTGGGGGTAATAAAATCTAGTTGATTTCCAAGTAGAAGGAAATGGAATAAGAAAATGTAAACATATCAGTTTTGATTTTAATATGATGATTGAGTCATAAAAGTTTTTTAACTTATTGTCGGAAAGAAACTAGGCACGAGCAGTTGATTTCTGAGTAGAAGGAAATGGAATAAGCTAACATAAACGTATAAATTACGGTTTTAATATCAAGGTAGATTGTCAAGTGCTTGAGTTTTCATGTTAAGTTGTTAACCTAATATcattttaagaaagaaaaaattgtttCAAAGAGATCAAAACAAACTTAAAGGGAGATTGCATACACGAAGAAATTGCACTCCTGAGATTGACATTTGTAGAACTTTCTTCCCCTATTATTGGTAGTATTAGCAGTCCGTAAGACGCATGGTGTGCCACAGCTACTACATGAAACTGAAGATTCTCCTGCCAACAAAACATAAAATACGATTCAAAGAAAATGCTAGGTTTGAAATTTATCAACAGCAATAAAAGGAATCTGAAAGAAGATGACCCGCCATGTCAGAAGTTCAGACTTTATGTGCATACAATAAGTTGTTAGATTCCCCTTCATTAAAATAACAATGATTACAATTTTctcagaagaagaagaagaagaatgattACAGTGAaactaagaagaaaaaaaaaggtaaatcaatttcttcatgaaatgtGAGCTCGGCATATGAAAATGATCCAAAGGAAAAACATATGACGGTAAGCATCTATTTGTTTACAAGCATTTGGCACACACCCATactagaaaaaatatataaaaaccaTTAAGAAATATTTAAAGTGTATCAAGTATCTAATTATAACGAGAGACAACAGAAAACCATGATTTACCACTTTGCCGACCACGAGCACTTCCGGAACCTACAGATTGGGAAGGGCAATCATTTGAGGAATGCCCTACTTGTTGGCAGAAAATGCATACACTTTGCCCGGGGTTATCCCGCTGCACATTGGATGATGAAGTCCCTCGACCTCTAGCTGCAAAATATAATTTGAATGTGCAAAAAGTAAAATGGGGGAAAAGTGATCGGAAGTGTTCTTTATTTCTTGAATCATGTGGATTATTCTCCCTTCTAATTTGTGCTTTTATATAAGAggaattttttctttgttcttttaaACCGAATCAATACTTTAATGAAAAAAATCTAGTGCTAGAAAATACATTCCAATCGAAATAAGTAATACAAAGGAATAAATTGAACCGAAGAAATGAAAACAATCCAATTTAAGTAAATGTCCTTAGTGGAATAATTAGAAAAAGCTTTAGATTGAGAACATCATGATGAGGCAAGAAGACATGTTGAGCCCAACCGATCTGAACAATCAAGCAATTTGTCATGGAAAACCTTCTGATTAAGTTTGAACCAAATCCCACATATTAGAGCATTGACTCCATCGGACCAGAATATTTAAGATTTAGAGGATAATTTATTGAACAGATAATGAGACCATCGATTGATGCTTATTCTTAAACCAGTTTATAAAAGGAGTGCAACACGAAGACTTCCTTGCACACAACAAAGTATTACCCTCGCCCAAACATGCTTAACTACGGAGTTCTAATGAAATCCAGTGCATTAGTGCTTGCATGGTCGCACCTCCAAAACCAATTTATAAATTACCTAAAAAATCCAATTTATAAACATACACATTTTACTTAGATGGTGTAATGAATAGCATTCAGCATTcaaaaacctgttgttgctccCCAGAAACTTGACGATGTAAAAAGAGGTACGGGGAAACTTGGATAGTAAATTTTCTTTAGCCCAATGCAATGTAGAGGACACTTTGATCAACCAAACAAATTTCAGGACATCTTCACCAAATAGCAAATGTAAACAATTTAACAGCAATAAGCAAGTTCAAGCTGTTTCTTGATCCTTAActccaaaaacaaaataaaaccaGCACATCtcaaatattttgaagaaatgACTGCAAAAAAAGTACATGCCTGATACACGGGATCCGGTACCACAGATTTCAGTCAATTGCCTAAGAATATCATCACAACCACCTACACAACCTAATCATAAATCAAAGAACCAAGAATTTAGTACTTAGATCAAGGGAGAATCAAAGAAAAAACTATACAAAAGAAGACAGTATTATAAATGGTACAACAAGAAGTGAGTTCGAGAGTTCTACTTGTAATAAGGGAAAGAGAAGACTAATGAAGCAGACACGCCTATTCTGCTTCATGTTATTGACAGCT encodes:
- the LOC103486820 gene encoding uncharacterized protein LOC103486820 isoform X1, with amino-acid sequence MESGKRDEERLKILCLHGFRTNGSFLRKQLSKWDPSIFALFHMEFPDGIFPAGGKSEIEGYFPPPYFEWFQFNEDFTEYKNLEECIDYVCNYITTNGPFHGLLGFSQGAVLSALLLGYQAQGKVLREHPPIKMFVSISGTKFKDESICEVAYKHKIKVKSVHFIGEKDWLKLPSQQLASVFHQPLIIRHPQGHTVPRLDESATKELQCWVDTILSSRGHDGDSEVKESVIDKVDERIENQIMKEENKCIDAV
- the LOC103486820 gene encoding uncharacterized protein LOC103486820 isoform X2, encoding MESGKRDEERLKILCLHGFRTNGSFLRKQLSKWDPSIFALFHMEFPDGIFPAGGKSEIEGYFPPPYFEWFQFNEDFTEYKNLEECIDYGAVLSALLLGYQAQGKVLREHPPIKMFVSISGTKFKDESICEVAYKHKIKVKSVHFIGEKDWLKLPSQQLASVFHQPLIIRHPQGHTVPRLDESATKELQCWVDTILSSRGHDGDSEVKESVIDKVDERIENQIMKEENKCIDAV